The DNA segment TGGTGCCCCTGGTGGGCCATACCGAGGGTCATTGCGGCGTCGCGGTGAAGACCGGCGAAGGCTGGCTGCTGCACGCCGGGGACGCGTACTTCAGCCACCGCGAGCTGGATTGGAAGTCACCGCACAGTCCCTTCGGGCTCGCGCTGTTCCAGCGGCTGCGGTCCGTGGACAACGCTCGGCGTGTGGCGAATCAGCAGCGGCTGCGCGAGCTGGTCCGGAATCATGGCCAGCAGGTCCGCGTGTTCTCCGCGCACTGTGGCGTGGAGTTCGATCGCCACGCGGCCACGGAGGACTCGGTGCGCGGCGCGGCTTGAGCGCGGAAGGGGCCGGGCAGGGGAAATGAGACGCGTCCGCTGCCCGCGCGCAGGGATGGCTGGCCGTAGGTGCTAGGGAATCAACCGGCGTTCCCGAAGCGCCGCGAGCAACCGAGGCTTGCCGTCGTTCATCGCCGGGTCGCCGTGCGAAGGAATCACGTGCTCGAAGTCCATCTCGACGAGCTTCGCGACAGCGACTTCGAGCGCGGCCCGGTCCTTGGCGAACCGCAGGAACAGCTTGCTGACCGCGAAGCGCCGGTACGTGCCGAACATGCGGAAGAACATCCACGCCAGCAGGCCCTTGGGATGGGCGATGTTGAACACCATGTCGGTCAGGTAGAGCGCCTTGGAGGCCCGGTGCAGGAACGCGGTCTCGTTGAGCTTGGGCATGCCCGGGAGCGGCAGGATCGGCAGCTCGCGTTCAAAGGGCCACGGGTCGACGCCCAGGAGCCCGTGGAACTTCGTGTCCGGGTGCTTTTCCCGGATGCCCACCGGACCCCAGAGGCGAGCGTTCGGATGGGCCGCCGCGGCGGCCTTCATGCCCGCGGTGTGCGGCAGGCACGGCGCCACGATGTCGGTGACGGGGCCTGCGCCCTTGAGCTGCTCATGGGTGAGCTGGGTGCCCGGGGAAAACAGCACGCGGCCTTGCTCGAGTTCGAAGACGACCGAGCGAACCGGCAGATGCATCAACGGCGACCGCAGCGTGGAGTCGAGGAAGCGAGTCTGGGGGAGAGTCATATGGGGCTGCGACGCTCGCACAACGCGCGACGGAAGACGCGGACGAACACGGTGGATCCGAGCGCGAACCGAGGCCGCCGAGGAGGGATTTCCAGCGGGATCTCAGCGGCCTCGAGCCCCCTTGGGATTCAATTCACTTAGTTTACATAACGCATCTTATCAGACGTTCCGTTCAGAGAGGGACAGGGGGACGAATGGCCCTGACTTGGGGCTTTCCGGGCCGGTCTCCGGCACCTACGGTTGCCGCCCCAAATGCGTCCTCTTCTTCTTCGAACCGGATTCGTCGCCACGTGCTGTGGCGTGGCGCTCGTTCTCGCGGGCTGCCCCAGCAAGACTCCCGTGCCCGGCCCCGATGGCGGCGTCGCCGAGACTGTCGTGGATGCCGGCATCGCCCCGCCGGTCGCGGTGTTCTCGCTCCAGTACCAGTCACCGGATGCAGGCCTCGCAACCATCCCGCTGGCGCTGGATGAGAAGCCGCTGGTCGAGCCCACCTCGGTCCTCGAGCTGCGCAGCTCGGTCCCGCTGCGCAACTACCGGGTTCGCCTCTTCGATGAAGCCGACCGCGCCGTGGTCTCGGATGACAGCGCCACCGAGTCCGAGGCCGGCCTCGAGTACCGCATCGGCCTTCCGGAGCCGCTCAAGACAGGCTTCTCGTACACGCTGGTCGTCGATGCCCAGACCGGCTCGTCCATCACCGACGCCCAGGGCCACGACGTCAACGACCTCCGGGCTCAGTTCCAGGTCGCCGGCGAAAAGGAAAAGCCCAAGCCTTCACCGGCGCCCGCCAAGTCCAAGGCCAAGAAGAAGAAACACAAGTAGCGGACCCTACCGGCCCGTGACCGGGAGCTTCAGCTCGGCCTGGAGTTCCCGCAGCTTCGCCTGGATGGTCCGGACGTTCGCCGGGCCCATGCGCAGCAAGTGCTTCTGGGCTCGGCTGAGCCCCTCCAGCTCCGGCGCCGCGTAGACGTACAGCGCGCCCTGGGCCTGGACCTCCACCGGGTTCTCGGACACAGGCACGGCCAGCATCGCCGCGATGGCCCGCGACAGCGCCTGGTCAAACGTCTGACCCGGCGGCGCGATCTCCGCGTAGGCCTGATCCATCAGCGGATGCAGTTCGCGGAACACCAGCCCCGAACCGCGCGCGTCGATCGTCCCCAGAACCCGGGCCACGGCGTCGTAGCGTGCGTAGGTCCGCGGATGGATCGTGGTCGCCGCACCTCGGGCCTCGTTCACCTCGAAGGCCCCCGGGGGCGCCAGGAACCCGAGCACCGTCCGCGGGCTCTCGCCGTCCGCGATGTTGCTGACGGCCGCCGTGAACCGCCGGATCAGGTCCTTCTCTTGGAGCCACTTCGCCAGCTCCGCCTCCAGCGACAGCTTGCCCACCAGCTCTCGGACTCGGCCGTCGCTATCCGGCAGCGAGGCCGCGGCGACCGGAACCTCGGCTGGCGGCGCAGCGGGCACTGGGGCCGGCGTGGTTGGCGTCTCTTCGGGCTGAGTCTCGGCATCGCGACGCAGCCCGAAGTACGAGCCGACCAAGGCAAGCACCGCGAGCGCTGCCACGGTTCCCATCGCCATGGCCCGGGATGACCGAGCCGGCTGGATGGCGGCATCGGCCTCGGGGGTGTCACCGGGGGGCTTCACGAAGTTGGGCTCATTCATGGGTGTCTCCAGTCCATCCAGCTACAAACGAGTCCCGGGCGCATTCCAGTCCGCCAGCCGCCACAGTCGACGGCCATCCGCCATGAGGAATCCCCCGGGCAGGAGCTGCAAGGCTCCGATGGCCTCGTGCTCCAGCGGCAAGTCGAGGCGACCTGTTGGCTGCAGCGTCTGCACGTCGAGCTGGAGGATCGAAAATCGCTGTGACTCCCCTGCCCCCTCGTCCAGTCCTTCCATGACGACCCACACCGAGTCCGCCGTCACGAGCCCGGAGTAGTCCGTGACCTGCGTCCCGGTGTCCTCGGGAAGCGCGTACTCAGCCAGCAGCACGCAGTCCGGGAAGCTCCAGCGGCGGATCCACGTCCCGCCAATGCCGATGAAGCTCGTCCCCGAGGCATCGAAGCCCGTGGGAAAGAACGGCGCATCCGGGCTGTCGAGGCCGCCCTCGCGGACCAGGTGCCCGCCCTCGCGCCGCAGGAACACGAGCCACGTCCCGTCCTGCCCTTGGCTCACGGACACGCCCATCACCGGCGCCGAGGGATGCGGCATCAGCTCATGCAGGCCCTCCAGCTCCGGGTCCAGCGCGGCATTGACTGAGCCCGGCCCCGAGGCCCCATCGGTCAGCGTCTCCCCATCGAGGACGCGCACGACGTGCTGGCCCGCGGACTCCTCGCTGGTCCAGAGTTCTCGGCCGGAGGCATCGAAGCCCAGCGCCAGCGACGGATGCGGCCAGAGCCGAGCCCCCAGCGTGGGCACATCGCGAGGCATCCCTCGCCGCAGCTCCAGTCGTCCGGGTCCCATGACGATGAGTCGCTCCAGGTCGGGATGCAGCGCCAGCAGTGTCGTGTGGAGCGGGACCTCCAAGCCCGGCCCCACGTGCCAATCATCCGAGGCGCGCAGCAGCGTGAGTCGCCCGGGTCCCGAGGGCAACCCCAGGACCCGATCGGACGTTCCGCGAATGACACCGTCCCGGGCCCATGGCACCTGCACCGGCCGAGGCAGGTCCTGCCGGATGAGGCGGACCGCGTGGCTGGGGATGTTCCTGCCCCCAGACGGGCTCAGGTGTCCTGCTCCATGGCGCGCACGCGCGCGAGCGTGTCGAGGTCGCGCTCGGTGGGGCCCAGCTCCAGGATGACGCGGCTCACGTCGTAGAGCACGTCGCCGCGATCGAACACCGGCAGCCGAGGAACGTCCTGGTTCAGATCGTCGGCGCCCCGGTTGTACGTCACGTCCATCAACGTCCGGAGCTGGAACGCGTCGTACAGGTTGTACTCGACGAGGAAGCGCAGGGCTTCGATGTCGCCGCGACGCAAATAGGCACGCCACAGCAGCACCGCGTCCCAGCCGTGCACGCCCTTGAGGTGCGGAGGCCGCGCGGCGCCGATCTTGTCTTCGATCTCCTTCAGCCCACCGCCCATGCCCAGTCGCCGCGTGACGAACCGCAGGTCGATGTGCGCCGCGGGCGCCGGGAAGCGCCCGGGGCCGAAGTAGTCCTTCAGCACTGGGACATCGAAGCAGGAGCCGTTGAACGTCACCCACAACCGCCGGGCCGCCATCGCCTCGGGCAGCGCGTCCATGTTGCGGCCCTGGACGAAGACACTCAGGCCCGAGGCATCGAACAGGCTCACCACCGTGGGGACCTGCGTCTTGCTGCCGTCCGTTTCGATGTCGAAGTAGACGGCCTCCTGCGCGAACTCTGGATACAGCCGCCAGTGCTCGCGGGATGGCAGGAGCTGCGCCAGCGCATGGAGGTCCCTGCGCGCCAACGCCTCGCGCGCCTGGGCGATCCGCGCGCGCGCCACGTCATCGGACTTGCGGCTGATGGCGATGCCGGTGCCCGCCTCGGGGAAGTCATCCCAGGTGCGGATGCCGCGCGACCACAAGTCCTTCTCGCGCCACGGCCCCACTCCGGGGATGTGCTGGAAGGTTCGCTGCAACATCAAGCGGGGGTGCCCAACCTTCCGGCCAGGAGTTCATCCAGGAGCGGCACGTCCGCCTCGCAGAACGGCAGGGCCTGCATCTCCGTGGGCGTGTGGAACGCGAGCGCCTGGGCGCCGAGCGGCCGGGGCTCACCCGAGACGAGCGTCGCGCCGTACAGCGCCAACTCCACCGTCAGGTCGGGATACGCGTGGCGCCCCTCCCAGAGGCGCGGTCCCACGCGCAGCTCCACGTCCAGTTCCTCGCGGCACTCCCGGGCGAGCGCGGCCTCGTCGGACTCTCCGCGCTCCACCTTGCCTCCCGGGAACTCCCACAGCAGCGCCCGGCTTCCGCCAGGCAAGCGCTGCTGCACCAGGAAGCGCTGGGGCTGGCCCGGCTGGGGAATCAGGGCCGCCACCACCCGCACCGTCCTGGGCGCGGGGGCTGTCAACCGTGCGTCCCCTTGATGTCCATGGAGTACAGGTAGCCGTTGTTCGAGAGCACGAACACCTTGCTGCCCTGCACGTAGGGGGTGGCCGAGATGCCATCGCCCGGGTTCCACGAGAGCCGGGACTGGCCCGTCACCGGATCCACGAAGAGCAGCGCGCGCTGAACGGGAACGAGCAGCATTCCCCTGGCGAACACGGGCGCATAGCCCGCGCGTTCCCCGAGCTTCAGCGTCCAGATGCGCTTGCCGTTCTCACCCAGGAAGGCCTCCACCCGGCCGTCCCCGCTGGCGAACAGGACCTGCCCCCGAGCGAGCAGCGAGGTGATGCCCTCCACCGCCGTGTTCCAGACGAGGTCGCCCGTCTCCGCATCCAGGGCGTACAGCCCGCCCTTGTACGACGCGACGTACAGGTGACCGGCCTCGTCGAGCACCGGCGTGGTGTCCACGTCCAGGAACTCGGTGCCGCCGCCGGCCAGGGACTTCTCCCACGTCACGCTGCCGTCGGACGTCTTCAGCGCGACGAGGTAGCCATCGGAGAACCCGAGGTAGGCCGTCTCGTCATGCACCAACGGCCGGCACGCGCCATGGATGGTGAAGCCCGAGGGCGGATCCCGGCGGTACTGCCAGGCCCACTGTCCATCGTCCGCCTTCACCGCGAACAGGGTGTCGCTCTCCGACACCACCAGGACGAGTCCGTCCGCGACGACGGGCACCGTGGCGAGCGACTCGCCTGCGGCGTACTTCCACTTCACCGAGCCCGTGCGGACATCGATGGCGTAGAGGATGCCGTTGCCGCCCGGAACGTAGGCCACGCCGTTCTGGATGTGCGCGCCCGCGTTGAAGCGGATGCCCGTCTCCACGCTCCAGACGACCTTGCCGTCAGGCGTGAGCCCGCGGGCGATGCCGTCTCGCGTGAGCGCCACCACATGGCGGCTGTCGGGATCGAATGCCGGCGAGGCGAACTCGCGCGGCGCGTACTCGAGCAGCGGTGGCTTGACGAGCGGCGTCCACCAGTCGATCTCGAAGAAGCTCACCGGTGGCTGACGGGGCGCCCGGGGCAGCTCCGGGTTTCCGTACAGCGGCACCGAACCGCACGCGCCCAGCAATCCAACCGCCGCGGCGCCACCCACCCAACGCTTCCACCACGTGAGCTGCTTCATGGTCACTGCGCTACCCCGCGTCCTGCGTCGTCGTCGCCGCGGGGGTGGGCGCCGGAACCTTCACGCCCTCGGCGGTCAGCACCGCCAACCGCTCCGTGGCCTGGCGCGCCGCCGCGCTGTTCGGGTGGTCCGTGGGAATCTTGGACAGCACCTGCGCGGCCTCTTCCTTCTTGTTGTCCAGGATCAGCATGCGGGCCTTGTGGTACTGGCCCATGCCGGCCAGGTACTCGCCGGAGTCCGCCGCGTCCATCTGGCTGAACGACTCGATGGCCTTCGCGTGGTCGCCCTTGGCCTCGTACGCGTAGCCCTGACCCTCGAACGCGCTCGCGCGCAGTGGATCATTGGTGGCGGCGGACTTGAGGAAGTCACCGAAGGCGGCCAGGGCGTTGTCGTAGTTGCCCAGCCGGAACTCGGCCTTGCCCAGCGGCAGGGCCGCCGTCGTCGCGGCGCGGGTGCCCCCGTGCTCCTTGCGGAAGTCCGTGAGGGACTTCACCACCGCCTCGTCCTTCTCCTTCACCGACTTGAAGGGCGGCTCGGTGTCCGAGGGGTTGGCGGCGTCCACACCCGTCACCGGGCGGTCCAGCACGGTCAGCGCCTGCCCGAGGCCCTGGGTGGCCTTCTCCTCGCCACGCTTGGACACCTCGCTGCCAATGGCAACGCCCACGGCGCCCACCACGAGCACGCCCGCGGCGATGGCGAGGAGCTTCTGGCGCTGCATGAGCCAATCGCGCGCCTCGGCGCCGACCTTCTGGAAGGCGTCCGGCTGGCGGAGCTCACGCTGGCGAATCTTCTCGGTCTTCTGCTGGGCCACGGTCACAGGACCTCTCTCGGCTCGACGGTGCTTTTCTGAGAAGCGGCGCACTGTAAAGAGCGCCCACCGGAAGTGTCAACGCGTTGGAGCGTCAGTGCTTCCCGGACTTCTTACTGACCAGGTGCGGCTTCTTGCGGGCCTCTCGCTTGGCCTTGCCCGGTCGCTCTCGGAACAGCAGTCGGATGGGGACCCGCAGGTCGAACGTCTTGCGGATCTGGTTGGTGATGTACCGCTTGTACATGTCCGGCACGCCCTCGGGCACGTTGCACGTGAGGGCGAAGGTGGGCGGCGCGATGCCCACCTGGGCGATGTAGTACAGGCGCAAGGGTTTGCCGCGAACAATGGGGGCCGGGTTGTTGTCCACCATGTGTTCCAGTAGCCGGTTGAGCTGGGGCGTGGGGGCCCGGAACCGGAACTGCTCGGCCATCTCCACCGCCAGGTCCACGACCTTCTCCACCTTGGAGCCCGTGAGGGCCGAGGTGAAGATGACCGGCGCGTAGCCCACGAACTTGAGGGCGAGCTTCAGGTCCTCGCGGTAGGTGTCCTGCTTGCGCTTGTCCGTGGACACCAGGTCCCACTTGTTCACCACGATGACGAGCGCCCGACCGCGGTCCGCCGACAGGCCGGCCAGCTTGGCGTCCTGATCCACGGCGGGCTCGGTGGCGTCCATCAGCAGCACGGCCACGTCGCTGCGCTCCAGCACCTTCATGGCGGCGACGACGGAGTACTGCTCCACGCGGTGCGCGATGGTCTTCTTGCGCCGGATGCCCGCGGTGTCCGTGAGGATGAGCTTCTTTTCCTTGTAGGTGATGGCCGAGTCGATGGGGTCCCGCGTGGTGCCGGGCACGTCGCTGGCCACCACGCGCTTCTCCTTGAGGATCGCGTTGACCAGGGTGCTCTTGCCCACGTTGGGCCGACCGATGATGGCCACGCGGATGGTGCCGTCGTCGGGCGGCGCCTCCGCGTCCTCGCCCTCTTCCTTGGGCGGCAGCTTCGCCACCACCGCGTCCATCAGGCTGGCGACGCCCAGGTTGTGCTCGGCGGAGATGGCCTGCACCTCGCCCAGTCCCACGCGGAAGAACTCGGCGGCCAGGGCCTGCATCTGCCCGGACTCGTTGTCGAGCTTGTTGGCGGCCACCACCACGGGCTTGCCGCTCTTGCGCAGGTAGGACGCCACCGCCTCGTCATCCGAGGTGAGGCCCACGCGCGCGTCGGCGACGAAGATGATGGCGTCGCACTCCTCCACGGCGAGCTGCGCCTGCTCGCGCACCTGCGCCAGCAGGGTGTCCTTCTCACCGGGGACGAACCCGCCCGTGTCGATGAGGGTGAAGGCGCGGTCCGCCCACTCGGCGTCGGCGTAGTGCCTGTCCCGCGTGACGCCGGGCAGGTCCTCCACGAGCGCGATGCGACGACCCGCCAGGCGGTTGAACAGGGTGCTCTTGCCCACGTTGGGGCGTCCCACGATGGCGACCAGCGGCTTCATGAATTCTCTTTCGCCTGCGACAGCTTCACTCGTAACCCAGCTTCTTGAGACCCTCGGGGCGCTCGCTCCACCGAGGCTCCACTCGCACGCGCAGGTCCAGGTAGACGTGCGCGCCCAGCAGGCGCTGCACCGACTTGCGCGCGTCCGTGCCGATGACCTTCAGCATCTGGCCCTTCTTGCCGATGATGATGGCCTTCTGGCTGTCGCGCTCCACGTAGATGGACGCGGCGATGCGGATGAGCCCGCCCAGTTGCCCGGGGGGCGTGCCCGGACGCGGCTCGCGCTCGGACTCGTCGAACACGTCCACCATCACCGCCGTGGAGTACGGAATCTCCTGGCGGCAGTGACGCAGCACCTGCTCGCGGATGTACTCGCTCACCAGCACGCGCTCCTGCTGGTCCGTGAGCATGTCCTCGTCGAAGAGCCGCTCGCCCTCGGGCAGGTGGCTCAGCACCGTCGTGAAGAGGTGCTCCACGCCGTCGCCCTCGCGGGCGGACACCGGCACCACCTCCGCGAACGGGAACTGGTGGCGGTACAGCTCGATGAGCGGCAGGAGCTGCTGCTTGGGGACCGAGTCGATCTTGTTGATGACGAGGAAGGTCGGCTTGCCGATTTTCTGGAGCCGCTCCAGGACGGCCCGGTTGCCCGGGCTCACATCCGGCGTCTCGCCCGCGGGGGGCTCGATGAGGAAGAGGACCAGGTCCACTTCCTCGGCCGCCGAGAGGGCGACCTCGACCATGTAGCGGTTCAGCTCGCCCTTCGCCTGGTGGATGCCGGGCGTGTCGAGGAAGGCCACCTGGCCCTCGGGCCGCGTCACCACGCCCAGGATGCGGTTGCGGGTGGTCTGCGGCTTGGGCGAGACGATGGCGATCTTCTCGCCCGTGAGCGCGTTGAGCAACGTGCTCTTGCCCACGTTGGGGCGACCAATGAGCGCGGCGAAGCCGGCGCGATATTTCTGCTGGGGGGACATGCTTCCGGAGGTGATCTGAGGGCCCCCTCGCGAGGGCCCCGGGTTGCGACAAGGACGGCGCTGCTGTCTTGCGACAGGCCCTTACAGGCTTACGGCTGCGACGTCGAGATGGTCAGCGTGTTGATCTTCACGTCCTTCTTGGGACGGTCGTTGTGATCCTTCGGCAGCTCGTTGGCAATCCGGTCCACCACCTCGTAGCCCTGGACGACCTCCCCGAAGATGGTGTGGCCGTTGTTCAGGTGCGGCGTGGGCACCACGGTGATGAAGAACTGGCTGCCGTTGGTGTTGGGGCCCCGGTTCGCCATGGCGAGCAGGCCCTTCTTGTCAAAGCGGCGGCCGCTCTGGAACTCGTCCTCGAAGTTATAGCCCGGGCCACCCGTGCCCCGGCCGAGCGGATCGCCGCCCTGAATCATGAAGTTGCCGATGCAGCGGTGGAAGATCGTCCCGTTATACAGGGACTTGCCCGTCTCCTGGGCGTTCGTGGCCGGGTTCTTCCAGGTCTTCTCGCCCGTGGCCAGGCCCACGAAGTTCTCCACCGTCTTGGGCGCGTCCTTGCTGAACAGCTTCACCACCACCTTGCCCTCGGTGGTGTCGAAGGTGGCGAACAGCTCCTTGCCCGAGCGGGCCTCTTCCATCATTCCCATGGTGTCGTCCTCGTGGTCTCGGGGCGCGTGGCCCCAGGGTTAGCTTGGGTTCTCGGGGTGCTCGCCCTGCCCTACGGCTTGGCGCCCGCCTGGGGCTTGCTGGTCCCGGTCGCCTTGGGTCCGCTCACGCCCTTGGGGCCCTTGTCGCTCAGCACCACCTGGGAGATGACCACCGGCGTCTGGGGGCGGTCCCGTCCGTCGCGCTTCACGTGGGCGATCTTCTCCGCCACGTCGTAACCCTGGACGACCTCCCCGAAGATGGTGTGCCGACCCGACAGGTAGTCCGGCGTGGAGACGGTGATGAAGAACTGGCTGCCGTTGGAGTTGGGGCCTCCGTTGGCCATGGCCAGGAGGCCCTTCTTGTCGAAGCGGCGGCCGCTCTGGAACTCGTCCTCGAAGCGGTAGCCCGGGTTCCCCATGCCAGTGCCGGTGGGGTCACCGCCCTGAATCATGAAGTCGGGGATGACGCGGTGGAACACGGTGCCGTCATAGAGGGGCTTCTTGGACATGGCGCCCGACTTCGGGTCGCGCCACTCCTTCTCGCCCGTGGCCAGCCCCACGAAGTTGGCCACCGTCTTGGGGGCGTCCTTGGAGAACAGCCGGACGACGATGGCGCCCTCGCTCGTCTTGAGGGTGGCGAACAGCTCCTGGCCCGCCTGGACCTTCTGGGTCCACTTGCCCGCGGCAGGCGGGGCTCCCGCCAGCGCCACGGCGGCGACCAACGCGACGGCGACTCCCAGGAAGCGGTGCATGCGAGACAATCCCCTTGGCAAACGGCGGGGGACCCTATTCGCAACCCCCGCCCCCTCCAAGGGGTTTCACGCCGGGCTGTCACCTCGTGGGACTTCCAGGGGAGCCTCCATGCTCCCGGGCGGAGGGCCTGGGAGCACCGGCGAGTCCGCCGTGACCTTGAGTCGCTCCATCGTGGCGCGCGCCGCGGACTGCTCCGCCTCCTTCTTGCTGCGCCCCGTCGCCCGCGCGTAGATGACCTCGGCGATGCTGACCTCGACCTCGAACAGCTTCGAGTGTTCGGGTCCAGACTCGGACACCACCCGGTAGCGCGGCGAGGCCTTCAGCCGCTCGTGCGCCAGCTCCTGGAGCAGCGTCTTGTAGTCCAGCCGCCCGGCTCCCGAGGACACCTCGTCCAGCATCTCCGCGAAGTACCGGTCCACGAGCGACACCGCCGGCTCCAGGCCCCCGTTCAGGTACACGGCCCCGAACACGGCCTCCAGCGCGTCCGCCAGGAGCGAGTTCTTGTCCCGCCCGCCCGAGAGCGCCTCGCCGCGGCCCAACAGGAGCAGGTCGCCCAGCGGGATGGAGCGCGCCACCCGGGCCAGCCCCTCCTCGTGGACGATGCGGGCGCGCATCTTGGTCAGCTCGCCCTCGGGCACCCCGGGGCAGCGCTCCATGAGCCGGTGACTCACGGCCAGGTTCACCACCGTGTCCCCGAGGAACTCCAGGCGCTGGTTGTCCTTGAGGTTCTGCTCGCGGTTCTCGTTGACGTACGTCTTGTGGGTGATGGCCTCCAGCCCCAGCTCGAGGCGAGCGAACGTCACGCCCAGGCGCACCTCGAGGGCCTGGACCCGCTCGGCCGGGGGCATCTTCTCCTTCTCCAAGGCCTTCACTCCTGAGACCCGCGCTGGAACAGACTGCGATTCACCGTGGCTTACTCCTGTGGCGTGTCGGGGCCCACCAGGCTCACCGACTCCGCGGGGACGTTCAGCAGGTTCGCGACCATGCG comes from the Myxococcaceae bacterium JPH2 genome and includes:
- a CDS encoding DUF3014 domain-containing protein; the protein is MNEPNFVKPPGDTPEADAAIQPARSSRAMAMGTVAALAVLALVGSYFGLRRDAETQPEETPTTPAPVPAAPPAEVPVAAASLPDSDGRVRELVGKLSLEAELAKWLQEKDLIRRFTAAVSNIADGESPRTVLGFLAPPGAFEVNEARGAATTIHPRTYARYDAVARVLGTIDARGSGLVFRELHPLMDQAYAEIAPPGQTFDQALSRAIAAMLAVPVSENPVEVQAQGALYVYAAPELEGLSRAQKHLLRMGPANVRTIQAKLRELQAELKLPVTGR
- the rnc gene encoding ribonuclease III, with the protein product MPPAERVQALEVRLGVTFARLELGLEAITHKTYVNENREQNLKDNQRLEFLGDTVVNLAVSHRLMERCPGVPEGELTKMRARIVHEEGLARVARSIPLGDLLLLGRGEALSGGRDKNSLLADALEAVFGAVYLNGGLEPAVSLVDRYFAEMLDEVSSGAGRLDYKTLLQELAHERLKASPRYRVVSESGPEHSKLFEVEVSIAEVIYARATGRSKKEAEQSAARATMERLKVTADSPVLPGPPPGSMEAPLEVPRGDSPA
- the era gene encoding GTPase Era — protein: MSPQQKYRAGFAALIGRPNVGKSTLLNALTGEKIAIVSPKPQTTRNRILGVVTRPEGQVAFLDTPGIHQAKGELNRYMVEVALSAAEEVDLVLFLIEPPAGETPDVSPGNRAVLERLQKIGKPTFLVINKIDSVPKQQLLPLIELYRHQFPFAEVVPVSAREGDGVEHLFTTVLSHLPEGERLFDEDMLTDQQERVLVSEYIREQVLRHCRQEIPYSTAVMVDVFDESEREPRPGTPPGQLGGLIRIAASIYVERDSQKAIIIGKKGQMLKVIGTDARKSVQRLLGAHVYLDLRVRVEPRWSERPEGLKKLGYE
- a CDS encoding peptidylprolyl isomerase yields the protein MGMMEEARSGKELFATFDTTEGKVVVKLFSKDAPKTVENFVGLATGEKTWKNPATNAQETGKSLYNGTIFHRCIGNFMIQGGDPLGRGTGGPGYNFEDEFQSGRRFDKKGLLAMANRGPNTNGSQFFITVVPTPHLNNGHTIFGEVVQGYEVVDRIANELPKDHNDRPKKDVKINTLTISTSQP
- a CDS encoding PQQ-binding-like beta-propeller repeat protein, which codes for MKQLTWWKRWVGGAAAVGLLGACGSVPLYGNPELPRAPRQPPVSFFEIDWWTPLVKPPLLEYAPREFASPAFDPDSRHVVALTRDGIARGLTPDGKVVWSVETGIRFNAGAHIQNGVAYVPGGNGILYAIDVRTGSVKWKYAAGESLATVPVVADGLVLVVSESDTLFAVKADDGQWAWQYRRDPPSGFTIHGACRPLVHDETAYLGFSDGYLVALKTSDGSVTWEKSLAGGGTEFLDVDTTPVLDEAGHLYVASYKGGLYALDAETGDLVWNTAVEGITSLLARGQVLFASGDGRVEAFLGENGKRIWTLKLGERAGYAPVFARGMLLVPVQRALLFVDPVTGQSRLSWNPGDGISATPYVQGSKVFVLSNNGYLYSMDIKGTHG
- a CDS encoding peptidylprolyl isomerase yields the protein MHRFLGVAVALVAAVALAGAPPAAGKWTQKVQAGQELFATLKTSEGAIVVRLFSKDAPKTVANFVGLATGEKEWRDPKSGAMSKKPLYDGTVFHRVIPDFMIQGGDPTGTGMGNPGYRFEDEFQSGRRFDKKGLLAMANGGPNSNGSQFFITVSTPDYLSGRHTIFGEVVQGYDVAEKIAHVKRDGRDRPQTPVVISQVVLSDKGPKGVSGPKATGTSKPQAGAKP
- a CDS encoding (deoxy)nucleoside triphosphate pyrophosphohydrolase; translation: MTAPAPRTVRVVAALIPQPGQPQRFLVQQRLPGGSRALLWEFPGGKVERGESDEAALARECREELDVELRVGPRLWEGRHAYPDLTVELALYGATLVSGEPRPLGAQALAFHTPTEMQALPFCEADVPLLDELLAGRLGTPA
- a CDS encoding ribonuclease H-like domain-containing protein: MLQRTFQHIPGVGPWREKDLWSRGIRTWDDFPEAGTGIAISRKSDDVARARIAQAREALARRDLHALAQLLPSREHWRLYPEFAQEAVYFDIETDGSKTQVPTVVSLFDASGLSVFVQGRNMDALPEAMAARRLWVTFNGSCFDVPVLKDYFGPGRFPAPAAHIDLRFVTRRLGMGGGLKEIEDKIGAARPPHLKGVHGWDAVLLWRAYLRRGDIEALRFLVEYNLYDAFQLRTLMDVTYNRGADDLNQDVPRLPVFDRGDVLYDVSRVILELGPTERDLDTLARVRAMEQDT
- a CDS encoding tetratricopeptide repeat protein gives rise to the protein MAQQKTEKIRQRELRQPDAFQKVGAEARDWLMQRQKLLAIAAGVLVVGAVGVAIGSEVSKRGEEKATQGLGQALTVLDRPVTGVDAANPSDTEPPFKSVKEKDEAVVKSLTDFRKEHGGTRAATTAALPLGKAEFRLGNYDNALAAFGDFLKSAATNDPLRASAFEGQGYAYEAKGDHAKAIESFSQMDAADSGEYLAGMGQYHKARMLILDNKKEEAAQVLSKIPTDHPNSAAARQATERLAVLTAEGVKVPAPTPAATTTQDAG
- the der gene encoding ribosome biogenesis GTPase Der — protein: MKPLVAIVGRPNVGKSTLFNRLAGRRIALVEDLPGVTRDRHYADAEWADRAFTLIDTGGFVPGEKDTLLAQVREQAQLAVEECDAIIFVADARVGLTSDDEAVASYLRKSGKPVVVAANKLDNESGQMQALAAEFFRVGLGEVQAISAEHNLGVASLMDAVVAKLPPKEEGEDAEAPPDDGTIRVAIIGRPNVGKSTLVNAILKEKRVVASDVPGTTRDPIDSAITYKEKKLILTDTAGIRRKKTIAHRVEQYSVVAAMKVLERSDVAVLLMDATEPAVDQDAKLAGLSADRGRALVIVVNKWDLVSTDKRKQDTYREDLKLALKFVGYAPVIFTSALTGSKVEKVVDLAVEMAEQFRFRAPTPQLNRLLEHMVDNNPAPIVRGKPLRLYYIAQVGIAPPTFALTCNVPEGVPDMYKRYITNQIRKTFDLRVPIRLLFRERPGKAKREARKKPHLVSKKSGKH